AAATCGTGTACACTATAGGAAATGAAAGCGATTGATTAAAAAATGGATGGAGTGGTTACGATGTTACAACAATATAAACGAATTTTAGTCGCTGTAGATGGATCTGATGAATCGGAAGCAGCTTTTAGAAAAGCTGTCCATGTTGCAAATCGGAACCAGTCAAGTCTATTTTTACTACATGTAATTGATACAATGTCCTTTCAAAGTGTCTCAGGGTATGAAGGTTTAATTACTGAAAATGTCACAGATCAAGTTAAAGAAACGCTAGAAGAATACAAAAAATATGCTGAATTACAAGGGGTTGAAGAGTTTCAGTATTTAATTGAGTATGGTTCCCCTAAAATTTTGATTGCGAAAGATGTTCCAAAAGAATATCAAGTTGATTTGATTATGCTAGGTGCGACTGGTTTAAATGCTGTTGAACGCTTATTTGTGGGATCTGTTTCACGCTATGTTATTCAAAATGCAAGTTGTGATGTATTAGTTGTTCGGACAGATTTAGAAAATCAACCGATTCAATTTTAAAAAATCCGACAGTTAAAAAAAGAACAGATGTCGATTTATATTCTGGCATTTGTTCTTTTTATGTTGAAGAGAAAAAGGTTTTCAGTGGGTTTTATGAATCATCTAGTGTACACTTAACCTATAAAAAGATTTTAGCAAGAATGGAGTGAACTGAAATGAAACAGGAATACAAACATATTTTGGTAGCAATTGATGGTTCGACTGAATCTGAGTTAGCTTTTCAAAAAGCTGTCCAGGTTGCAATCCG
This Carnobacterium maltaromaticum DSM 20342 DNA region includes the following protein-coding sequences:
- a CDS encoding universal stress protein, whose product is MLQQYKRILVAVDGSDESEAAFRKAVHVANRNQSSLFLLHVIDTMSFQSVSGYEGLITENVTDQVKETLEEYKKYAELQGVEEFQYLIEYGSPKILIAKDVPKEYQVDLIMLGATGLNAVERLFVGSVSRYVIQNASCDVLVVRTDLENQPIQF